The genomic interval GGTGGCGTTCAGATAGTGCGCACCGCCCTCAATCATGACCAATTTGGCCTCCGGGGAAGCAGTGAAAAGTTTGATTTGCTCCGCAGGAACGACGGTTCCAAATGGTGTATCCTCAGTGCCCTTATCTAGTGTTAACGCACAGATCGCCCACTAGAGCCGATTGGAGATAAATCTGGCACTCACCTGTAGCCAATAAACAGGACATTTGATGTCCCTCAGTCGGAGCAACAGTCCGTCTCGCTCCAGGAGGCAATTGAGCGCCATGCGCACCTTCTTTCGTCCCTCATCACCCTTGTACACCTCTTTCAGGGTTTGGGTCCAGAAGGCAGATTTCTCCGCGGTGGCCGCAGCCCCGAAGCCAATGCCTCCTACCAGACCGCACCAAACATCATCGACAACAAAGTCAGGTGTGGCCAAAGGGCTCGTCCACTTGTCATAGAAGGCTGTCAAACTGGCTGCGGGGTCCCAGCATCCCTTGGACCGAGAATCAGCTGATTCGTAATCCATGGATGTTCCCAGGGGCATGAGACCGAGGATCTAGTAACATGCGAGGTTAATCCTATTGGGCTTGGCAGGGACTAAATTCGGCTCTGCATTAGCTCGAACTTACCCTGTCTGGTGCGAGAAGTGCCATCCGGGTCACCATCCATCCTCCCTGGCTTGTTCCCAGGGCGAATGCCTTCTGGATCCCAAAGTGATCCATCACCTGTAATGCCATGATGGCCGAATCCCAGTAGGTAAAATGTTCGGAGGGACAACTGGTCGCGCCATGACCCAATGGCTCAATGGCCAGGAGGTTCATCGCGTCGGTCAGCTCCTTGTTATTGAATTGATCATGGTAGAGAGAGACGGTCATGCACATAGAATTGATCAGAACGCATGTCGGCTTGGAGGGATCGTAGTGGTCATTGGAGAGGGCATAACCGGCCTTGATACCGCCCAGGTGGGGAACTTGAATAGTTTGTGTCGCCGCCATGTCTGCGAATATTCGAATTAATAGTGTGAACTGAATTCAATGGTGTGTGATTTCAGCTCGTATTCCCAGGCGAGGCCAGACTCATATCATTCATAAACCGAAGGGGAGATTAAACATGCCACCTCGCTTCGGCACATAGCCCCTCAAGATTTTCCCCTCTGAAAAACATAAATCTCAACAGAGTTCTCGTATTCGTCCACCTTTGGGGGTTTGATCACCAATTGACACGTCGGGGGTGTCGGCATTGGCTCCATTTCTGGTTCGATCAGCGCCGGCTCTTTGATCCGGGGACCGCCCTAAGCTTATAATTAAAAGGTCAAGCTGTCAACCGCGTCTGCTATTGCCGGACATTTTCCGAGACATCCCCGGCGGCTCCACTCGTCGGGACAACGGGAGGTCGTAAATCCGTCTGCTGAAGATTCTCCCTGCATAGAAACCATCTTCACTAGTAATCTACTGGTTTTCTCCGGGCCCACTTGTGATGTGTGAATTTCTCGAAGCGGCTGCAGATTTTCAAAGTGAGGCGGACGGAGTAGAGACCAAAGAATGTGAAAGATCAATCTTGCTCCTTTTTTCTGATTTAGGATCACTGGGTGAGAAGCACCATGTACGCTGTATTGCTGCGTGAAAAGCAATGGCGTGAATCGAGATACTGATTTAAAGTAGAGAACTAAGTGCCCAGGGTTGAAGATCTCTACCGGTGCAGAAAACGAATCATGCATGGACTTTTGTCAAACGCTTTTCCTCCACTCTATAGCAGGGGtgttaatatattaagatatattataccAAAGCCGCCCCAGATCGGCCAGCCCTCTGTTGGGTTCCTAGACCCATAATAACCAGGCTGTTGGGAAGTGGTCCTGCGCAGAATGCCATAGCGTATATTAAACGGACTTTACATATAAATAAAACCTCTCATCAATTCATTGCGGAGGAACTATAGCAAACATTCAAGATATGTATAGCTGACAAAAGATATAAACAATACGGTTACCTCCACTATACCAGAGACGGTGGATATAATAAATCGCACAGCTTAAATATAGTCGTCTTCAGCAATAACATCACCATCAAAAAAGGTGCTACCCAAGCCCTCATAATTTGGCCAAAAGCCCTCGCTGTCCCGACAATACCAGTCGACAGTCGCCCGTAGCGCCTCGTCAAAGTTTGTCCGTTGTGTTCATCCAAGTGCACGCAGCTTGGAATCGTCGGTCCAGTACATATCATCATTGACCGGGCGATCGGCAACAAACTCAATCCAGTTGTCCGACCCATAATGTCCCATCGGAATACAAGCATCGAAAGATTTTCTCTGCTACCTGTCAACCTGCAGGTGGTCGTTAGAGGAGATATTGTACGTCTCACCATCGGTTCCCTTGTGGAAGATCACGTCAAGTGCCTCTGCAGCATCACCCGCCCATAAAAATGCGCGAGATGTGCGGCCGTCTCCATGGAACggcattcttcttctctggttCAAGAGGGTAATGAATCGAGGGATCAGCTCTAAGTCAGGTTCTGATTAAAGGGCAACTAATGATAGCGTCTAAGAATACGTACTCTCAGGATATTGACGTGGCCCGAACACATTATTACATCGCACAATAATGAGTGGTATGTGAAACGACTTTCGGTATGCTTGGATGATCATCTCAGTCGCGGCTTTGCTCGCTGAGTATGGATTTGTGGGATGCAGGCTTTGCTCCTCGGTGAAGGCAGTAGGGTTTTGAGCATCGTTCTCACCGTATACCTCATCAGTGGATACGTGGATAAATCGTCTGATCGAGCCTTGCTCCCGAGCAACTTCTAGCAGCACCTGAGTGCCTATGACATTGATTTGTGTAAACGATAGAGAACCGTTGAGTGATGTATCAACATGCGACCTAGCAGCGAAATGGACAATAGAGTCAATGTGATAGTTGCGGAGCGCATTTTCTACATCTTTTGGAGTGCAAACGTTCCCTCTGACGAAATGAAAGTTCGAGAGTTGGGAAACAGCCTTGAACTTGTTTACTGAGGCGCAGTAGTCGAGATTATCGAAGCAGGTCACGGCGTAACGGTCGCCGTAGGTCTGCAACAGATGCCGGACGAACCAGCCGCCGCTGCACGCATGTCAGTCAAATTCCGAAGCTACCAGTTCGGTGTTGAAGGTGCTTGCTAGTCTCACATGAAGCCGGCACCCCCGGTCACCAGGATACTCTTCGGCACCGGCACACCCTTGAGTTGCGTATGCTCCGAACGAATCATGCCATCTGTAAGTGTATCAGAATAGGCATGCATATTGACGTGCTGAAGCTCAGCTCAAAACCACTTAATGCGAATACTCAATATCTAGCCCACAGTGAAATCCACTCTTTATCTAACCAGCACGCGGCTTATTTCTTAGCAACGGGCTTGGTGGTCTTGCGCCTTATCATCACTGAACGCTATCTTAGACCTTGGGTTAGTTCAAGAAGAGCTTATACTCGCTCCATGCAATAGCACGGGCGCGTAAACAAAAGGCCATGGGTTGAAACAAGGTCGAAGTGTTTGCACGTACTAGGTTGTGCAGTAGATGTTCAAATCTGTATCACCCATTGTATAAGCCGTGACTGGATGTCTAGATCTTGCTGCTGTATTACCTGAGGGAGCCGCCGGCTTGAACACATATTCTGACATGTATCAGTCTTTGTCACTCATTGTTGACCGCGAAGTATTAGAGACAATCTGGTTCGAGACTCCGGTTTACTTCAAGACAGGTTGTACAGAACCAAGAGCCAGCCAGTCTATCTGGGGATTAGCGTTCAAATCATATCACGTATGATTTGTGCGGCATGTTCATCTAAGTTTGAGAGCACCATCTTTCTCGCGTGTTGTCGAGGACGCGTATGACCACAAGTGCCCAACCGGAGGATATTGAGCTGATGGAAAAACCAGCTTATAATTTCCCTTTACATTGCACTGAATTTCGGCCTCCGTTAGCGTAGCATAATGTCTGGATTGAGAGGCACACTAGCCATGCCGGACACGAGAAACCCTAATTGCTGTTCACTGAGATAGAATACGATTTGCACTCGATTTCAGCGGGGCCTTGCCCCGTCAGCTCTGTCACAAACTCATCATCTACATCCCTCAGAATAACATGAATATGCTCAAGAGCACGCACGCTCTGCCactttattctattcttgaACCATTAGATGTTATTCCCTGCATGCGCTCAGCTCATGTGCATCCAAAACGTTCTGTCGATAAAATCCGCAACTAGCCGGCGGGATTCAGT from Aspergillus flavus chromosome 7, complete sequence carries:
- a CDS encoding putative alpha/beta hydrolase (hypothetical protein Ao3042_05611); protein product: MAATQTIQVPHLGGIKAGYALSNDHYDPSKPTCVLINSMCMTVSLYHDQFNNKELTDAMNLLAIEPLGHGATSCPSEHFTYWDSAIMALQVMDHFGIQKAFALGTSQGGWMVTRMALLAPDRILGLMPLGTSMDYESADSRSKGCWDPAASLTAFYDKWTSPLATPDFVVDDVWCGLVGGIGFGAAATAEKSAFWTQTLKEVYKGDEGRKKVRMALNCLLERDGLLLRLRDIKCPVYWLQGTEDTPFGTVVPAEQIKLFTASPEAKLVMIEGGAHYLNATNPKEVNEALLEMVTKYQ
- a CDS encoding NAD dependent epimerase/dehydratase; protein product: MHAYSDTLTDGMIRSEHTQLKGVPVPKSILVTGGAGFIGGWFVRHLLQTYGDRYAVTCFDNLDYCASVNKFKAVSQLSNFHFVRGNVCTPKDVENALRNYHIDSIVHFAARSHVDTSLNGSLSFTQINVIGTQVLLEVAREQGSIRRFIHVSTDEVYGENDAQNPTAFTEEQSLHPTNPYSASKAATEMIIQAYRKSFHIPLIIVRCNNVFGPRQYPEKLIPRFITLLNQRRRMPFHGDGRTSRAFLWAGDAAEALDVIFHKGTDGETYNISSNDHLQVDR